The following coding sequences are from one Zalophus californianus isolate mZalCal1 chromosome 5, mZalCal1.pri.v2, whole genome shotgun sequence window:
- the WDR55 gene encoding WD repeat-containing protein 55 gives MDRTCEERPTQDGSDEENPDSTETPVRIRDTPEDIMLEAPASGLAFHPARDLLAAGDVDGDVFVFSYSCQEGETKELWSSGHHLKSCRAVAFSEDGQKLVTVSKDKAIHVLDVEQGRLERRISKAHGAPINSLLLVDENVLATGDDTGGIRLWDQRKEGPLMDMRQHEEYIADMALDPAKKLLLTASGDGCLGVFNIRRRRFELLSEPQSGDLTSVTLMKYGKKVACGSSEGTIYLFNWNGFGATSDRFALRAESIDCMVPVTESLLCTGSTDGVIRAVSILPNRVVGSVGQHAGEPVEKLALSHCGHFLASSGHDQRLKFWNMAQLRAVVVDDYRRRKKKGGPLRALSSKAWSTADFFAGLREEGEDCTAQAEDSEEDSD, from the exons ATGGACCGCACGTGTGAGGAGAGGCCCACCCAGGATGGGAGCGACGAGGAGAACCCCGACTCCACGGAAACCCCGGTCCGCATCCGAGACACCCCGGAAGACATCATGCTGGAAGCACCGGCCAGCGGGCTGGCGTTCCACCCGGCCCGCGACCTCCTGGCGGCGGGGGACGTGGACGGGGACGTGTTCGT CTTTTCCTACTCTTGCCAAGAGGGAGAAACGAAGGAGCTCTGGTCCTCAGGTCACCACCTCAAATCCTGCCGAGCCGTGGCCTTCTCTGAAGATGGACAGA AACTTGTCACTGTCTCCAAGGACAAAGCCATCCATGTCCTAGATGTGGAGCAAGGCCGACTGGAAAGACGCATTTCCAAGGCTCATGG TGCCCCCATCAACAGTCTGCTGCTGGTAGATGAGAATGTCCTGGCCACTGGGGATGACACGGGTGGCATCCGGCTCTGGGACCAGCGGAAGGAGGGCCCCTTAATGGATATGCGGCAGCATGAGGAGTATATCGCTGACATGGCCCTGGACCCAGCCAAGAAGCTCCTGCTTACAGCCAG CGGGGATGGCTGCCTGGGTGTCTTCAACATCAGGCGACGCCGGTTTGAACTgctctcagagcctcagtctGGAGACCTGACCTCTGTCACTCTGATGAAA TATGGGAAGAAGGTGGCCTGTGGCTCCAGTGAAGGCACCATCTACCTCTTCAACTGGAATGGCTTTGGGGCCACAAGTGATCGGTTTGCCCTAAGAGCTGAGTCTATTGACTGCATGGTTCCAGTCACTGAGAGCCTGCTGTGCACTGGTTCCACCGATGGAGTCATCAG gGCTGTCAGTATCCTGCCGAACCGTGTGGTGGGCAGCGTGGGCCAGCATGCCGGGGAGCCTGTGGAGAAGCTGGCCCTCTCCCACTGCGGCCACTTCCTGGCCAGCAGTGGCCACGACCAGCGCCTCAAGTTCTGGAACATGGCCCAGCTGCGCGCTGTGGTGGTAGACGACTACCGCCGGCGCAAGAAAAAGGGAGGGCCACTGCGGGCGCTGAGCAGCAAGGCTTGGAGCACAGCCGACTTCTTTGCAGGactgagggaagagggagaagactgCACAGCTCAGGCGGAGGACAGTGAGGAGGACAGTGACTGA
- the DND1 gene encoding dead end protein homolog 1, translating to MQSKRECELWCERVNPENKAALEAWVRETGIRLVQVNGQRKYGGPPPGWVGSPPPAGSEVFIGRLPQDVYEHQLIPLFQRVGRLYEFRLMMTFSGLNRGFAYARYSSRRGAQAAIATLHNHPLRPACPLLVCRSTEKCELSVDGLPLGLSRRALLLALQPLGPGLQEALLMPSPGLAPAQIALLKFNSHRAAAMAKKALVEGQSRLCGEQVAVEWLKPDLKQRLRQQLMGPSLQSLQPEGSWLAPARDKLKSQGARAALQLLCQRMKLGSPVFLTKCLGTGPAGWHRFWYQVVIPGHPVPFSGLIWVVLAPDGQDGHEVAKDAVSARMLEALRESGASLVRSAGAEAGTVVKQ from the exons ATGCAGTCCAAGCGGGAGTGTGAG CTGTGGTGTGAGAGGGTGAATCCCGAGAACAAGGCGGCGTTGGAGGCGTGGGTCAGGGAGACGGGCATCCGCCTGGTGCAGGTGAACGGGCAGAGGAAGTATGGCGGGCCACCCCCAG GCTGGGTGGGCAGCCCGCCGCCGGCCGGGTCAGAGGTGTTTATCGGGCGGCTGCCCCAGGACGTGTACGAGCACCAGCTGATCCCACTGTTCCAGCGCGTGGGCCGCCTCTACGAGTTCCGCCTGATGATGACCTTCAGCGGCCTGAACCGCGGCTTCGCCTACGCGCGCTACAGTTCGCGGCGCGGCGCCCAGGCGGCCATCGCCACGCTGCACAACCACCCGCTGCGGCCGGCCTGCCCGCTGCTCGTGTGCCGCAGCACGGAGAAGTGCGAGCTGAGTGTGGACGGGCTGCCCTTGGGGCTGAGCCGCCGAGCGCTGCTGCTCGCGCTGCAGCCCCTGGGTCCCGGCCTGCAGGAGGCGCTGCTGATGCCCAGCCCCGGGCTGGCGCCCGCGCAAATTGCACTGCTCAAGTTCAACTCGCACCGCGCCGCCGCCATGGCCAAAAAAGCCCTGGTGGAAG GGCAGTCACGCCTCTGTGGAGAGCAGGTGGCAGTGGAGTGGCTTAAGCCAGACCTGAAGCAGCGACTCCGCCAGCAGCTCATGGGTCCCTCACTGCAGAGCCTACAGCCAGAGGGCAGTTGGCTGGCCCCAGCCAGGGACAAGCTAAAGTCCCAAGGGGCTCGGGCTGCCCTGCAGCTGTTGTGCCAACGGATGAAGCTGGGCAGCCCCGTGTTCCTCACCAAGTGTCTGGGCACAGGCCCTGCCGGCTGGCACCGCTTCTGGTACCAGGTGGTGATCCCTGGGCACCCAGTGCCCTTCAGCGGCCTCATCTGGGTGGTGCTGGCCCCGGACGGGCAGGATGGGCACGAGGTGGCTAAGGATGCTGTGTCTGCCAGGATGCTAGAGGCACTGAGGGAGTCAGGAGCCAGCCTTGTACGGTCTGCTGGAGCTGAGGCAGGTACCGTGGTTAAGCAGTGA
- the HARS1 gene encoding histidine--tRNA ligase, cytoplasmic, with protein sequence MAERAAVEELVRLQGERVRVLKQQKASAEQIEEEVAKLLKLKAQLGPDEGKQKFVLKTPKGTRDYSPRQMAVREKVFDVIISCFKRHGAEVIDTPVFELKETLTGKYGEDSKLIYDLKDQGGELLSLRYDLTVPFARYLAMNKLTNIKRYHIAKVYRRDNPAMTRGRYREFYQCDFDIAGQFDPMIPDAECLKIMCEILSSLQIGDFLVKVNDRRILDGMFAICGVPDSKFRTICSSVDKLDKVSWEEVKNEMVGEKGLAPEVADRIGDYVQQHGGVSLVEELLQDPELSQNKQALEGLGDLKLLFEYLTLFGIADKISFDLSLARGLDYYTGVIYEAVLLQTPVRAGEEPLGVGSVAAGGRYDGLVGMFDPKGRKVPCVGLSIGVERIFSIVEQRLEALEEKVRTTETQVLVASAQKKLLEERLKLISELWDAGIKAELLYKKNPKLLNQLQYCEEAGIPLVAIIGEQELKDGVIKLRSVASREEVDVRREDLVEEIKRRTSQPLCIC encoded by the exons ATGGCTGAACGTGCGGCAGTAGAGGAGCTAGTGAGACTTCAGGGAGAGCGCGTGCGGGTCCTCAAGCAGCAGAAAGCCAGCGCTGAGCAG ATCGAGGAGGAGGTGGCAAAACTACTGAAACTGAAGGCGCAGCTGGGCCCTGATGAAGGGAAACAGAAGTTTGTGCTCAAAACCCCCAAG GGTACAAGAGACTACAGTCCCCGGCAGATGGCTGTTCGGGAGAAGGTGTTTGATGTAATCATCAGCTGCTTCAAGCGTCATGGTGCAGAAGTAATTGATACGCCTGTGTTTGAACTAAAG GAAACACTGACTGGAAAGTATGGAGAAGACTCTAAGCTTATCTATGACCTGAAGGACCAGGGTGGAGAGCTACTCTCCCTTCGCTATGACCTTACT GTTCCTTTTGCTCGATACTTGGCAATGAATAAACTGACCAACATTAAACGCTACCACATAGCCAAAGTATATCGGCGAGATAACCCAGCCATGACCCGTGGCCGGTATCGGGAATTCTATCAGTGT GACTTTGACATTGCCGGACAATTCGACCCCATGATCCCTGATGCAGAATGCCTGAAGATCATGTGTGAGATCCTGAGTTCCCTTCAGATAGGTGACTTCCTGGTCAAG GTGAATGATCGGCGCATCCTAGATGGGATGTTTGCCATCTGTGGTGTTCCTGATAGCAAGTTCCGGACCATCTGCTCCTCGGTGGACAAGCTGGACAAG GTGTCCTGGGAGGAAGTAAAGAACGAGATGGTGGGAGAGAAGGGCCTCGCACCGGAGGTGGCTGACCGCATTGGGGACTATGTCCAGCAGCATG GTGGGGTATCCCTGGTGGAAGAGCTGCTCCAGGATCCTGAACTGTCCCAAAACAAACAGGCCTTGGAGGGCCTGGGAGACCTAAAACTACTGTTTGAATACCTGACCCTGTTTGGCATTGCTGACAAG ATCTCCTTTGACCTGAGCCTTGCTCGAGGGCTAGACTACTATACTGGGGTGATCTATGAGGCAGTGCTGCTACAAACCCCAGTCCGAGCAGGGGAAGAGCCCCTGGGGGTGGGCAGTGTGGCTGCTGGAGGACGCTATGATGGACTGGTGGGCATGTTCGACCCTAAAGGACGCAAGGTGCCATGCGTGGGGCTCAGCATTGGGGTGGAGCGGATCTTTTCCATTGTGGAGCAGAGGCTAGAG gcttTGGAGGAGAAGGTACGGACCACAGAGACACAGGTGCTTGTGGCATCTGCACAGAAGAAGCTGCTGGAGGAGAGACTGAAGCTCATCTCGGAGCTCTGGGATGCCGGGATCAAG GCAGAGCTGCTCTACAAGAAGAACCCAAAGCTGCTGAACCAGTTGCAATACTGTGAGGAGGCAGGCATCCCACTGGTGGCCATCATCGGTGAGCAGGAGCTCAAGGATGGGGTCATCAAGCTCCGCTCAGTGGCCAGCAGGGAAGAG GTGGACGTCCGAAGAGAAGACCTTgtggaagaaatcaaaaggagaaCAAGCCAGCCCCTTTGCATCTGCTGA
- the LOC113929448 gene encoding histidine--tRNA ligase, mitochondrial, with protein MPPFGLLPMRAWASLFSQVLRPSGLVCIREVHFHSQVSEAVLTSQLKPHQEKSNFIIKTPKGTRDLSPQQMVVREKILDMVVGCFKRHGAKRLDTPAFELKEMLTEKYGEDSGLIYDLKDQGGELLSLRYDLTVPFARYLAMYKVKKMKRYQVGKVWRRESPTIVQGRYREFCQCDFDIAGQFDPMIPDAECLKIMCEILSGLQLGDFLIKVNDRRILDGMLAVCGVPESKFHAICSSIDKLDKISWNDVRHEMVAKKGLAPEVADRIGDYVQCHGGVSLVEEMFQDSRLSQNKQALEGLGDLKLLFEYLTLFGIAEKISFDLSLARGLDYYTGVIYEAVLLQTPAQAEESFNVGSVAAGGRYDGLVGMFDPRGHKVPCVGLSIGVERIFAIVEQRMKTSGQKIRTTETQVFVATPQKNFLHERLKLISELWDAGIKAELLYKNNPKLLTQLHYCEQMGIPLVVIIGEQELKEGVIKLRSVASREEVAIKREYLVAEIQKTLSES; from the exons ATGCCCCCGTTCGGACTCCTGCCCATGAGGGCCTGGGCTTCACTGTTCAGCCAGGTCCTGCGGCCGTCCGGTCTTGTGTGCATCAGGGAGGTCCATTTTCATAGCCAG GTTTCAGAGGCAGTGTTAACATCCCAACTGAAACCACATCAAGagaaatcaaattttattatCAAGACACCAAAG GGCACCAGAGATCTTAGTCCTCAGCAGATGGTTGTGAGGGAGAAAATTCTTGATATGGTTGTTGGCTGCTTTAAACGTCATGGAGCAAAGAGATTAGATACTCCAGCATTTGAGCTTAAg GAAATGCTCACTGAGAAGTATGGAGAAGACTCTGGGCTAATCTATGATCTGAAGGATCAAGGTGGAGAGCTATTGTCCCTGCGCTATGACCTTACT GTCCCTTTTGCTCGTTATCTGGCCATGTATAAAGTGAAAAAGATGAAACGCTACCAAGTTGGAAAGGTGTGGCGGCGAGAGAGCCCAACCATAGTCCAAGGCCGCTACAGGGAGTTCTGCCAGTGT GATTTTGACATTGCTGGTCAGTTTGACCCTATGATCCCTGATGCAGAGTGTTTGAAGATCATGTGTGAAATCCTAAGTGGGTTGCAGCTGGGGGACTTTCTCATTAAG GTCAATGATCGGCGGATTTTGGATGGGATGTTAGCTGTCTGTGGTGTTCCTGAAAGCAAGTTCCATGCCATCTGCTCCTCAATAGACAAACTAGACAAG ATATCTTGGAATGATGTGAGACATGAGATGGTGGCAAAGAAAGGCCTGGCTCCTGAAGTGGCTGATAGAATTGGTGACTATGTCCAATGTCATG GTGGGGTGTCCTTGGTAGAGGAAATGTTCCAGGATTCTAGACTATCCCAGAACAAGCAGGCCCTAGAGGGCTTGGGGGACTTGAAGCTGCTATTTGAATACCTGACTTTATTTGGAATTGCTGAAAAG ATCTCTTTTGACCTAAGCCTAGCTCGGGGACTGGACTACTATACTGGAGTGATCTATGAAGCAGTGCTACTACAGACCCCAGCTCAGGCAGAGGAGTCCTTCAATGTGGGCAGTGTGGCTGCTGGTGGACGCTATGATGGGTTGGTGGGCATGTTTGACCCCAGGGGCCACAAGGTGCCATGTGTGGGGCTCAGTATTGGGGTGGAGCGAATCTTCGCCATTGTGGAACAGAGGATGAAG ACTTCTGGTCAGAAGATACGGACCACAGAGACCCAAGTGTTTGTGGCCACACCACAGAAGAACTTTCTTCATGAACGGTTAAAGTTAATTTCAGAGCTTTGGGATGCTGGGATCAAG GCAGAGCTGCTGTATAAGAACAACCCTAAACTACTAACTCAACTGCACTACTGTGAGCAAATGGGCATTCCACTGGTGGTCATTATTGGTGAGCAAGAACTGAAAGAAGGTGTAATCAAACTTCGTTCAGTGGCCAGCAGggaggag GTGGCCATTAAACGAGAATATCTTGTGGCTGAAATTCAGAAGACACTATCTGAGTCTTGA